GACTCGAGAGGGCGGGAATCTGCGcaagtgcgcgcgcgtgtccggcggggggggggggcgagtgAAGGAAAGGAGGTGAAGAACGAGCAAGAAGGGGGTGTGGCGTTCATtcaaaacaaacaaaaaattGAGAAACCGATGAAAAGGCGAAGAAATGATGGAAGAGAGAAAGTGCAAGTGAGCGAGTGCGTCATTGGCATGGAGGACAGAAACGTGGGCAGAAAACTGAGCATCTAAGTTATCACAGAAATGCCAGTAGTGCATTGTTGCCGTCTGTGACGGCAGTTATGCCGATAAGGACTCAGCGCGCCCGCCGAAAACCCACGAAAGCCGCGAGATGACCCAAGTGGTTCATCGCGCTTCAGCATGAAAAAGTGAGCCGCATACGTTTCTGTGTGCACGACCGCACCTCCCAAAAGCATTCTTCATTGAAAACTGCCGTTTGAAGTGTGAACTTATCACAGTCTTTCTCTTGTTGTCTCAATTTAGTTCTGGTTAAGATGAAGGCCAAACATGTCTCTCTTCGCACTGTagaggaaagagaggggacgagggagaaggctaagaaaaaaacacaaacacatcaCGTCACACCGCTGATCCCTCTCGCAAAACTTTCCATCATGGCCTCTCTTTTCCATCCTTCGCGTCCGACTAGAAAACAAAAGTTTTTTCCTGTTAGACGGACTCGAGACGCGAAGATCGCAGGAATGCAGGACACGGGCACAACTGAACATGTGGGAAaacgggggtggggtggggcagCTTTTTTTTGCCTTTCGATATCTCGATACGCGCTTAAAAGAGAACAGTACCTGCAGCATGCagtcctccccctcgtcgtcctccttcCTCAGATGCAGAGATCCGCCCACGCGCTctcatcctcgtcctctttcttttctcGTTGCGCACTGTTGCATACCGCTCAGCTCCGTCTCGCGGGGGTGCGCTTACTCAGACCGCACCGTGTAAATTCCGCGCCAAcgacacacaagcgcacaaggaaaaagagagagacgtctGCAGAGCAGTGACAAAAAACACAAGTGAGGGAGGGAACGCACTCTGTGAACAGCAGGAGCCGCCCTGCACAGCGCACCTCAGCCAGACAATAAACAAACATAGACGACAACGGCACccaaaacaaaagaaaaaacgtGACCAGACCAGAGGGGATGGGATGGCCAGGTATGCGAGTCAGCTCGTGCGAGTACCTCGCATGCGTGCCCACACTCACCACACGGAGACACGTAAACACAAAACATGTGCAGTGGCTGCGacaggaggggagagagagagagccacatcagctggcagcggcggtggggcaAGGTTCGCTCCCGTCTTGGCATCACGTTTttcctccttttttgttgccGACAATTGTCATTACTTCGATCTTATCTTTCCattgccttttttttcttttcgtgggagagggggctgcTGTTCGTTCATTCACTCCAGGTGCAGCGACGTGGCGAGAAACCagcaacgcacgcacgcacccacacacgaGGTGGCGTTGCCGAAAAGAAGACATtcacgaaaaaaaaaagaaaccaAAAGGTGGCGAGGGAAGAAAGAGACGCGCGTCccaccctttttttttcgcttgtGTGCCTTTCCGCATGTACCGGAGTACAGGATTACGATGTGAGGTCCGCAGAGAATAAAGTAAAGGAAAGCCTTTTAAAGACGGGTTACGCAGAaacgaaaggaaaagagggcAAGTACCGGAAGCCTCGAAAGACACAAcagacagggagagagaagggagggaaaggggggagggggcaggcgAGTACGTGTTGTGAGCAGGACGCAAAACAAAGAAGGGCAGAAGAAGGCGATGAAGGGGGAAAAGGGGAGGTGGTTTGGCAGACGTCGAAGCACACCACCAACGTGCGCCTCTCTTCCACTCGTGTTTGCTTCTGATGTTCCCCTCCTGACCCTTTACCGCCCTCGCTGCGTCGTGGCGCAACCTCTTCGATACAGCAGCACATATATTACACGTACGCTGACAAGAAGCCCTTGTCAATactgccccttccccctctcccctacacacacacgccttccccccccctcaacTGCAGACCTCAAGCACGCACGGTAACACCAAAAAAGGCCGAAAGCCGCCAAAGAacacgagaaagagagagagctgcatCAGTTCCGCAATCGCGCTTGAGCACCACGAGCAAAGCAGAAAAACAGGCGACCTGTGAACGTTATGCAAGACCTCTCCGCCAGTCTGCTAGCTCGCATGTGCACCGGTTGCTCGCTTGCGCCTTCGAGGCATTTCCCAGTCGCTTCGCGTCATAGGCGTGCAAGTCTGAGATTCATTCCCTCGGGAAAGAGGGTGGCCCGTGCTCGGCCCTTCGCTGTGCGGCGGGTGGTGTCAGTGCTTCCCATTTTCAGCAACGACGCGCAcgggccgctgcctcgcggcaaggggaaggaggaaagagagagacggacgCCGAAGGCGGGCGAACCATCGTGGTTGCAgtccccccttcccctccacCTGCCAGCTTCAAGAACAAAAAaggcaaacaaaaaacaaaagaagagTTCACCGACTTCGAAGCAGACATAgaaaacagcaaaaaaaaaagcttCGACGCCCTCAGAAATTAAAGCCGCGCTCAGCCGTGTGTGGGTCTTCGTATTCTGGATCAGAGGCGGTGGGGAgctagagagagaggcctGAACACATCCGAGAGAAGACGAGTGATGGAAAGAGTGGGGTgaagaaacagagagaagggggaacaccgaaaagaaagaaaagagcgaCAGGACAGAGAAAGCCTGTAGAGCTTGTCTTTTCTCGATTAGGGCGCGCTTGCTGCAGCTTCCTCGTCATACGCGGCACTGCGCTCCTCCTGTgtttctcctcccccctcgtTGTTTGGAGTGTCAACCGCGCCTCCCCTTACACTtctcccaccccacctcacGAGCCAGTTCTTTTCGGCATTTTGCCCGCATCTCTCTGAACCTTTGGGGCCACGCCTTCTTTCTTCCACCACAGAGCAAACGAAAATGTCTGCGAGACGTTCTTCACCGTCGCTCGGTCACCGCCATTCTTCTCATGTTCTGCACAAGCGGCGTCGTTCCTTTCCCTTCTTCGTCGCTCCTCCATCACCCCGTGGCACTCGCTTTGAACGCTTTCTTTTCGCTCGTCTCGCGTGATTTCCCGCCGATGCCCATGGGCGCAGAGATGCACTCGACTGTGGTGACACAGAGAAACTCAGCCCTTTCCTTATCACTCATTTCCTATTCTCTGCAGCTTTTATGAGCCGACTACAGTTGTCGAGGTCAGGCATCTAGTGGCGGTCCGGGCACTCGCGGGACAGGTGGTCGGTCGAGCCGCAGTTGTAGCACGACTTCGGCTTGCGCTCGTTCGGGCAGTCGCGGCTCAGGTGGCCCGTGCCACCGCAGTTGTAGCAAGAGCGGGTGTCGGCGCCAGCCTTGGCCTCGTTCGTGCACTCGCGGGACAGGTGGTCGGTCGAGCCGCAGTTGTAGCACGACTTCGGCTTGCGCTCACTGGGGCAGTCGCGGCTCATGTGGCCGGTCTCACCGCAGTTGTAGCAAGAGCgggtcgccgcggcgcgcgggcagctgcgcgacatgTGGCCGGCCTCACCACACTTGTAGCACGTGACAGCGGACATGATGATGGAAGGACGTGAACGACAaaaatgagagagagagagagagagaaggcgagagAAAGCGGGGAAAGACTCGAGAGGGCGGGAATCTGCGcaagtgcgcgcgcgtgtccggcggggggggggggggggcgagtgAAGGAAAGGAGGTGAAGAACGAGCAAGAAGGGGGTGTGGCATTTGTGCGCAAGGGGTTAATGTTGTGCAGCAGAAGAGAGAATGCACGTAACGCGTCACGCGAAAAGAGGGCGAAGCCAAGAAtgcaaaaacaaaaaggaggaggcagagtACGGGAACGTGCAGAGAAGAGCACCTGCGGAGAAGTCCACGTGTGCCTTTTCATCTGGGGAAGGAAATGGTGCGGTGACGGGGCGCGGTGTCTTTGAAAAAGGCCTAGCTGCTACGCACGCAAGCAGAGCCACCAACAGTAAGCATTGCATCTCCCCGGCAGGGTTGAGCTTCCTTTCTTGGGTGGACTCAACTGCGAAGGAACACGGAAGGTGCGGCCTCCTCACACGCAGCAGACCATTTTCTCCTTCAACAGTCACTGGTGTGGAAGCAGAAACACCATCCAGAGTGAAAAACGCTGGACGACCGCACGGCATAGCCGATGCAGCTGCCCG
The window above is part of the Leishmania major strain Friedlin complete genome, chromosome 36 genome. Proteins encoded here:
- the UMSBP2 gene encoding universal minicircle sequence binding protein translates to MPHPLLARSSPPFLHSPPPPPRRTRARTCADSRPLESFPAFSRLLSLSLSHFCRSRPSIIMSAVTCYKCGEAGHMSRSCPRAAATRSCYNCGETGHMSRDCPSERKPKSCYNCGSTDHLSRECTNEAKAGADTRSCYNCGGTGHLSRDCPNERKPKSCYNCGSTDHLSRECPDRH